A single Dasypus novemcinctus isolate mDasNov1 chromosome 4, mDasNov1.1.hap2, whole genome shotgun sequence DNA region contains:
- the LOC101433038 gene encoding olfactory receptor 5H8-like: protein MEKENATLLREFVLTGLTDRLEWKIPLFLVFSIIYLITMVGNLGLIYLIWNDHQLHTPMYLFLGCLAFVDAWLSSTVTPKMLVSFLAKSKIICLSECMIQFFSFAISATAECFLLATMAYDRYVAICNPLLYPVIMTNRFCIQLSVCSFVGGLIHALIHESFLFRLTFCKTNIIHHFYCDIIPLFKISCTNPSLNFLMLFIFSGSIQVFTIMTVLFSYTSVLFTVLKKNSVKGVRKVFSTCGAHLFSVSLYYGPLLFMYVHPRSPQADDQDMMDSLFYTVIIPFLNPIIYSLRNKKVIDSLAKMLKGKC, encoded by the coding sequence atggaaaaggaaaatgcaaCTTTGCTGAGAGAGTTTGTTCTCACAGGACTTACAGATCGACTTGAGTGGAAAATACCCCTGTTTCTGGTTTTCTCCATCATATATCTTATCACCATGGTGGGGAATCTAGGACTGATTTATCTCATCTGGAATGACCATCAActtcacacacccatgtacttatTCCTTGGGTGTTTAGCCTTTGTGGATGCTTGGCTATCATCCACAGTGACCCCCAAGATGTTGGTTAGTTTCTTAGCCAAGAGTAAAATAATCTGTCTCTCTGAATGCatgatacaatttttttcctttgcaatcAGTGCAACTGCAGAATGTTTTCTACTGGCTACAATGGCATATGATCGCTATGTTGCCATATGCAACCCTTTACTTTATCCAGTTATTATGACCAATAGATTTTGCATTCAGTTGTCAGTCTGTTCGTTTGTAGGTGGCTTAATTCATGCCTTAATTCATGAAAGTTTTTTATTCAGATTAACCTTCTGTAAGACCAACATAATACATCACTTCTATTGTGACATCATACCACTGTTTAAGATTTCCTGTACTAACCCTTCTCTTAATTTtctgatgctttttattttttctggatcAATTCAAGTATTCACCATTATGACAGTTCTTTTCTCTTATACATCTGTTCTCTTTACAGTCTTAAAAAAGAATTCTGTAAAAGGCGTAAGGAAAGTCTTCTCCACCTGTGGAGCCCatcttttttctgtctctttatacTATGGTCCTCTTCTCTTCATGTATGTGCATCCTAGATCTCCTCAAGCAGATGATCAAGATATGATGGATTCTCTGTTTTACACTGTCATAATACCTTTTTTAAATCCAATTATCTACAGCCTAAGAAATAAGAAAGTCATAGATTCACTAGCTAAAAtgttaaaagggaaatgttaa